Genomic segment of Takifugu flavidus isolate HTHZ2018 unplaced genomic scaffold, ASM371156v2 ctg218, whole genome shotgun sequence:
CTGAAGGGAGTGATGATGATATAAATAAGATGATCCGATGCCGACTGGAGAAGGACCACCTCTGCTCCGGGAagaggttttctgctgcagcaggatggtgGGTGGTGGCCAAATGTTATTATGGGCTGTATTTTATTGCTGTAGCTTGGAATCTAGTGTGATCACAATCAGAAATGACACTATCATCAGAAACTACACTGATGGACTTCTGcaatttgtttatgtccttgttCCAATTTGTAGAGTTGTGCTGAGGGAAATTGGCCTGAATGGAACGCTGACTCCAGCGCGAGCAGCAAAAAGTGGGAGAACCTACAAGGTTTGTAATAATTGCTTTAAATTTAGTCTAAATGTGACAGACTAATAATTATAGGAAATGTTgcattactgtttgaattatttgcTTATTCCCTATTTGTAGGAGCTTCAGAGACCACCGTCAGGATCTGGCACTGAATCTGGGGATTCAGTGGAAATAGTTCCCTCTCATGGATCaggcaataggtggcaggcccTGCATTCGGCCCCCATGCCtcattgcctcagcctggggggAGAGCCATTCTAGGTCAGGCTCCTCATATTCAGTCCCAGATAGACCTGATGGaggtcagggacagaggaggaaccagggccaGCACCACGCAAGCGCCAGCGGTGCGAtagggtcctggagctgctggagagggccgaGGAAAGGGCGACAcgagaggaagccagggaggAGACACTTTTAAATCTGTTACAGAAACTGGtagataaaatgtaaaaaagaatatattcaattgtttaaatcaagttaacttccatcaaagattgctttcttggcatcatatggttgataacaaatgctttattcaaagtttaaatttaattgatacagtttttgattttgtaaagaaaactatttacataaacacacacacacacataaagaaattGCATTTATCCTATTGggattttttaataaatatttacaaaaatggaacacaaaAGTCTTTCAAATTAAGAGGAACCAGCTaggttcaacagacatcatgctCCAAAACGCTGGATTATGAAGACCAGTCCTAAATGTAATCATGCTCTTGGAgagctggtgggaggtgggttggtgctgacagggcagcagcGAGTCTGTTCCGAATTTGCTCTCCACATTGTaggtctggctgcatttgaccAGTGTCATCTGACCCAAGTGCCTCTTCTGAGGGTTCCATGCTGTCACCATTCCGCAAGCACACATTGTGCAGAATGGTGCAGCATGCAAAGACCTTGGTGGCAAATGCAggcttcacctccagagctttaaaaaatatCGCCCGCCATCTGGTCTTCATAATGCCAAAAGCCCTTCTATCACAGAACGGGCTTTtgcatgatgtctgttgaacctgGCCACCATCATATTCGTCACTGGCTCCCTGTACGGTGTAACCAGGGCTATAGGTCTGGACATACAGGGATAGCCACCATCCCCAACTATACAATACCCCTCAGGTGGGTACAGTCCCTGAACATGCAGAGGGCTGTTTCTCAGGACTTGTGCGTCATGGACTGAGCCTGGGTAGCCAGTAAAAATGTCTATAAAAAGGCCCTGGTGGTCACACACTGCTTGCAGCTGGATGGAGTAGAAAAGCTTCCTGTTGAAATAACAGTGAGCATGTGCACCTGGGGACTTGATTCTAATGTGGCACCCGTCAATGCTGCCCACCACATCTTGAAGAGCCGGTGATCCAGACAGGCGCTCAAATCCAGCAGCAATATTCGGAATATCTACCAGACCTGGAAATTTGATGGTCCGATTCTTCAGGGACAGAACTTTGTCTGACATCCTGTGAACAATGTCAAAGACTGTGGAACGTGGAATTGAAAATCCCCTTGACATCACGTGGTAGGAGGTTGCGCTTGCCAGCCAGAAAAGGTAGACTAAAACCTCCACTTCCAGACCCCAGCCATGGTCAAACGGCGAGCGCAGGACATCGATGAGTTTGGCCACCGTTGACCGAGAGAGACGGAAGTCTGGGCGGAGGTCAGTTTGGCCATCAATGTACATCGCCAGCAATGGAACATGCCTGTTCCCCACACAATAATGTAATGAGTGCTCGTTCTGTAGGtaaaacaaagttgttgttttaaaggcaattttcactgtgctgtttgatacaatatgatcatcttaaaataacacataaatgtggaaatcaatCGACCATCAAAtgtttaccccccctccctcactttcAGTTTGACATTTGGATCTTAGAGCCAAAATTGTTCTTCGGggtcgtctgttcctcaccagacgGCGGGATCGCAGCAAAAGAATACTAAAGATAATGAAAACTAGttctggagccattttgtgatgtaaaattcctgtattacttatatatatatttgagaatgtaccatcatgtCATGGCGCGAAAATGTCActggacactaattattttagataataaggaagtgttatgttattattattattattgacaatattttaatctattattattatataaagataataatagggtaaaatattgcattttcaaagaaacgaccgctgaatgtgtttgggtgtttcggatgggttaaaataattaaatggacatggccacttttcccggcgaccggttcgttattatgcgacaacattacgtcattttacgtgcgccgtagtgtccgaaaaCTAACTGAgaattgagtgcactacgtagtccactcatccatgtcccccatgtagtgagtagtgaacaggaAACGAGGGTGTGAGTTGGAAACgaaaaagaaaccaaacacTCGCTCTCCTTTTGCTGTGGTTACTTTTCGCAGAACTTTAAAGTTTCTATTGTTTGTGAGCGTTCCAAACGTTTTTAATCGACACTATAAGTCGTGGACATCGTTAAACGATGAAAACAGCAACACTTTACTGGCTCCTGCTGATCACTGGCGTGGTTAGCGAAGGTAAGACCGGAACCAAAATATTAGCTCATTACATAAGCTGGGACCGAAACAACTATTAATTCAGGAAtaacttcagtcactgtgatcGTCTTTTACTAACATCAGTTAGCATCAGTGATTACTGACAGGTTGTTATTGGAGGATCACGAGTTGATCTCAGTTGATTTCCGTTGATAGAGAACGTGAAAATAAgctatataattattatataacctaatgattagacgacccctaagtatgataatctgtctgtctatgatagtaactggaactacagaattagtaacaataagcttcatcaaagaggaaggttttaagtctgatcttaaagtagcgatggagtcagcctcccgtacctggacagggagctggttccacagcaggggggcctggacagggagctggttccatagcaggggggcctggacagggagctggttccctagcaggggggcctggacagggagctggttccatagcaggggggcctggacagggagctggttccacagcagcgggcctggacagggagctggttccatagcaggggggctggacagggagctggttccatagcaggggggcctggacagggagctggttccacagcaggggggcctggacagggagctggttccatagcaggggggcctggacagggagctggttccacagcaggggggcctggacagggagctggttccatagcaggggggcctggacacggagctggttccatagcaggggggcctggacagggagctggttccatagcaggggggcctggacacggagctggttccatagcaggggggcctggtagctaaatgctcggccccccattctactcctagagactctgggaaccaccagtagaccagtatcctgagagcggagcggtctattgggctggtaaggtggcactagctcctccaggtaggatggagctaggcctctgaggaccttgtaggtcaggagaagggttttaaaaattattctaaatttaacgggcagccaatgaagcgatgcctttacaggagtcatgtgacctctgtggtcaatacctgtcagaactctggctgcagcattttggatcaactggaggcttcttaaagagttgtttggacaccctgataataagaatcacagtagtccagcctggaagtaacaaatgcatggactaacttttcagcatcatggtgggtcagcagcttcctgatctttgagatgttcctcaggtgaaaaaaggcactagagactaatttaatgtgtgagttgaaggagagattttggtcaaaagttactccaagattcctcacagagagactagatgttaatgagataccatctagagtgatcatgtgatctaatctatccctgagaggttcaggaccaaacaccatgacctcagtttttcctgggttaaggaggaggaaatttgaagacatccaggactttatgtctttaagacaggtctggagcttcactaacttctgtctgctcgggtttcatggataaatagagctgagtgtcatcagcataacaatgaacattgatcCCATGCTGCAGGTCAGTAGGGATGGAAGGCGTGAACCAAACCTGGACCATATTTGaggttctgtgtgtttctgttttccagccaCGGTCATCTTTGTGGAAGAAGGCCAGAACTTTATTCTGGAATGTTTCTGGCCCAACAAAGacctgacctttaacctgttTGACTGGAAGCAAGATGGAGACGTGGAGGTGTTCATGTACGATGCAGGCGTTCACTACAACAATGGTCGTTCTGGTCAAGACCCCCGGTTTCAGGGACGAGTTTCCCATTTTCCGGAAGCCCTGAAGGATGGGAATGCTTCTATACAGATCCGCTCGGCCAAGGTCAAAGACAGTGGAACGTACACCTGCTATTTTCCACGAGCTGATCCAAAACGATCCACAAAGATTGAGGTGCAAGTCGGTGAGTGTCGTTCAACTCTTCTTGACTCTTTTCTGGTCACGTTCTCCTGCTGGAACGTCCTTGTTTGTGCCAGCGGAGAACATTGGTGGCGTTTCGCTCCAGAAGGTCTGTAGactctcaatcatccaggtcctcgttatccaaggtagttttctgtcaACCGGACTCTTTTGCTTCTCTTTTAAAGACGTTTCTCCTTCTATcctgaaggcttcttcagttcgtCGGCGGGGTCGTCGATAGGGTCGTCGGCGGGGTCGTTGGTGGGGTCGTCGGTAGGGTCGTCGGCGGGGTCGTTGGTGGGGTCGTCGGTAGGGTCGTCAGCGGGGTCGTTGGCGGGGTCGTTGGTGGGGTCGTCGGTAGGGTCGTCGGCGGGGTCGTTGGTGGGGTCGTCGGTAGGGTCGTCGGCGGGGTCGTTGGTGGGGTCGTCGGTAGGGTCGTCGGCGGGGTCGTTGGTGGGGTCGTCGGTAGGGTCGTCGGCGGGGTCGTTGGTGGGGTCGTCGGTAGGGTCGTCAGCGGGGTCGTTGGCGGGGTCGTCGGTAGGGTCGTCGGTAGGGTCGGTATGTTTCTGCCTGtggaagccttctctgtactggaaacaggtggtgttcaaacaggtccagcatggtgcagatgtGGGCTGGACAGGAGGACGTCCTGGACAGGAGGACGTCCTGGACACAAAACTTTTGACGATGATGATTTTGAACACGACTCAGTAGAaatctgtgacatcatcattcCGATGAGACGGGATGTCTGTAGGCGTCCTCACGCTTTGAGACAAGTAGCCTTAAAAGTGTCCCAGAGACGTTTGAGTCCTTCCACGCGTGTTCAAAATCATCGGCGTGACCATGTTCCTCCGGCGGCTCCTCGCCCACCCTCAGCCCGCCCTGAGGCCACGCCTCCTTTGCTAATCCTGCCACTCACTGTGTTGCTACAGGTGCATCTCCAAAGCCCCGCCTCTACACGGCTCCAGCCACGCCGGACTCGCTGTGGCTGTTCTGCGAGGTGGACGGTGCTTTTCCAGAACCCAAGGTGGAGTTCTTGGACGGTGCTGGAACCAGAATCCTTCCCGAGAAGAACCAGTCGTTGGTGAAAGACGGGCGTTACCACATCGAAGCCTCCATCCATGTGACCAAAACAGACAACTTCACCTGTGTGGTCACGCAGGAGCAAATCCACCACCGGACGTCTGCGTCCACCTTCGTCCTCACCTGCAGTCCGttttcatctccacctcctcaacagttgcttctggtccacctggtCCAGCCTCCTGACCCGTCTGCCTGCTTTGTGTTTCAGGAAGTGACCCGTCCACCATGGACGCCGGACACGTCGGATTGCTGCTTGctttcatcatttcatttcctttgattgtttttattgttgtgatGGTTTTGCTCCTGAGGAGAAAAGGCATCCAGCGGAGACGTTCTAGAGGTACGTTCTGACGTTCTCAGAGGTTCCTTCAGCGTTCTTTGCTCCGTCTGGACTGGTTGACCATCACCAGTCACCAGCTCACGTCTCATGTCTCCGGATCTGTTGGGCCCAAAGTCCTCAAAcgttttgttgggtttttgaTCTGCAGGTTCTCATCCAAGGGCGGCTTTGAAACCCAGTGTTCCGTGGTGAGATGTGATGTGAACTGTTGGACCAACCTGAGCAGCTCCCACCATGTTCTACTTCTGAACTTTATTTATACTGCATCTCAAGAGCCTCCCTGGAGACGTCCTGAGACCCTCTGAGGCCTGTGGAGTCTTCTGAGGTCCACTGAGGTCCCAGACCTGTTTGACCGTCCTGGTCTGCTGTATATTCTGTATATTGATGAAGAGTTTCTCTCCTGACTTCCTgccgtccctccctcccagtTGGTTGCTGCTCCTCACGTCTCTGTAGCTTCAACCTCGTGCACGAACAACGTGCACATTTACTGGTTTGAGGACATCAAACAAACGTGATTCAGGATCCAAAATGAAGTGGCAGCTTCACTAAAAGCCATTTTTAAACTACCAAATCTATTTTTCTAGCTGGCTCATTTTAactgtaaatattttttatatGCCGGGAGCTGAATTTgtaaataataatgaataaatctGATCTTTTACTTCTGGGTTTTCATCATGTTTTATTTAGATTATTGTGTGTGAACATCTGAGGTTGCCGTGGTTACGCTGctgaccctgacctggaccaggaccaggaccgcCTGGATCCACAGAGCGTCCTCACACAGGTGTGTGAAACACCTGACCGACCTCAAACCTGCCCAAAGTCAGAGGAGGGCACAAAGGTCACAGGTTCACGGCCCCGTGGGACCGCAGTGGTCGCCCTGGGTGACGGAGGAACAGTTCCCTCTCTCCAGGgtcctcctgggggggggggctgctggggctCAGCCTCCCTGTGACCTACAGGAAGTGGAACTTTCACCAAATACTgaagaatcagaatcagaagaatcagaagaaggtttattgccattgttcatgtaatacacagtattacacaaactaggaatttgtcctggtgtgccgctgcgacattcaacataacactagacatcaacaccacactagaataagataaataaaataaaataagacttatatacagtgtatacataaatagtgagtggtaagaaatagtgcaggtccatgaggagtagtgtattgttcgtgagtccgactggctgctgtacatggtgcttaagtgctaagtcacttggtgttcagcagcctgatggcagaggggaagaagctgttagtgtagcgggaggttctggtccgaatggaccgtagtctcctgcctgaggggagggggaaaacagtccgtgaccagggtgggaagggtcggccgtgatccgacctgcacacctccgggttctggagatatacaggtcctggatggatggaagcctgcagccgatcaccttctcggcagcgcgcacgacgcgctgcagcctcagtctgtccctggcggtggcaccagcacaccacacggtgatggaggaggggaggatggaggaggtgaggatggaggaggggaggaggggaggatggaggaggtgaggatggaggatggaggaggggaggatggaggaggtgaggatggaggaggggaggaggggaggaggggaggaggggaggatggaggaggggaggatggactccatgatggccgtataaaactgcgccaacatcctgggaggcagtttgagcttcctcagcttccgtaggaagaacatcctttgctgggccttcttggtgagggagctgatggttggctcccacttaaggtcccgggtgatggtggtgcccaggaagcggaaggagtccgtgatggtgatgggggagtccatgagggcaagggggggcaaaggggctgtgactttcctgaagtccacaatcatctccactgtcttctgagcgttcagctgcaggttgttgtgtccgcaccaggacaccagtcgagccacctccctcctggaGGCAGTCTCGTTGCCGTTGGAGacgagcccgatgagggtggtgtcatccacaaacttgatcagcttgacagactggtggcttgaggtgcagcagtttgtgtacagggagaagagcaggggggaaagtacacagccctggggtgatccggtgctgatggtgacggagtccgagactcttccccagccgcacatgctgcctccgatccgtcaggaagtgagtgatccacctgcagagggagtcaggcacactaagctgggacagctggtcctgtagcagagcggggcggatggtgttgaacgcagagctgaagtccacgaacaggatcctcgcgtaggttcccggggagtccagatgctgcaggatggagtgaagggccaggtggACCGCGTtctccacagatctgttggctctgtaggcgaactgcagtggatccaggaggggggtggtgatggacttgaggtgtggcaggatcaggcgctctaaggacttcatgactacagaggtgagtgccacaggtctgtagtcgttaagcccagtgatccgtggcttcttggggacagggacgatggttgaggttttgagacaggctggcacctggcacgactccagggaggagttgaagatgtctgtgaagacaggaggcagctcctctgccagtgcctcagggtggagggagacatgccgtccgggccaggggcgaggaggggggggggggactggtgtaagtggagggggggggggggggggaactggtggtaagtgatggggggggactgatggtgaatggagggggggggggggggggggactggtggtaagtgatggtggggggggactgatggtgagtggaaggggggaggggggggactggtggggtgagtggggggggggactggtggtgagtggaggggggggggaggagggggggaggggaggaggaggggactgcctttgatggagtgaggtccatgggggcagctacactggggggggggaggtgttgggcatagtggagggacaggctcTGCCGGCTCCTCGTCCTGACCCTCtggagcctgaggcctgtagtcggtgatcgGCCTCAggcctccacacagaagcagagtcgttagcagtaaactgctgctgaagtttctccgaacacacagatttagctctcctcagttccttgctaaaccggtatttggcctctgtctctgtctccacttttcagcgctgcttccttttctttcctgatctgtctgagtctcggagtgaaccagggcttgtcattggagtaactcaccctagtgcgcgttggtagaatgcgctcctcacaaaagtggatatatgaggtcccagtgtccgtgtactcatccagatcatgtgtggcccctttaaacatgtcccagtcagttgtatccaggcacgtgcgcagctcctccacagcctcactggtccatctcttcgtggggctcacggatggctttgttagtttcagtttctgtctgtctgtggggatcaggtggaccatcacgtgatcagacagtcctagcgcagcacgggggacggcccgatacgcgtccttcactgtggtgtagcagtgatccagcctGTTGCcctggtggggcatttgatgaactgtttgtacctggggagctcgtaactcaggttgctctgattaaagtcgccaagcacgataaccagagcgtcgggatgggtccgctccacttgttgaatacagtccgcgagcgtgcgctgagcctcgcgcacgtccgcatctggcgagatgtaaacagaggccagaatgaatgaagcgaactcacgcggagaatagaagggtctgcagttgatgaagaggtgttccacagcaggagaacagtgctgggagatcacagtcacatcagtgcaccagtcgctgctgatgtagaagcagactccaccgcctgctctctccccagagagcgccaggaacagctggaatcccccgaggaggagcggctggaatccccgaggaggagcagctggaacccccgaggaggagcagctggaatccccgaggaggaggagcagctggaaccagCCGAGGAGGAGAacggctggaatcccccgaggaggaacggctggaatcccccgaggaggaggaacggctggaatccccgaggaggagcagctggaatccctcgaggaggagcagctggaatccccgaggaggagcagctggaatcctcgaggaggagcagctggaaccccccgaggaggagcagctggaatcccccgaggaggagcagctggaacccccgaggaggagcagctggaatcccccgaggaggagcagctgaatcccccgaggaggagcagctggaatcccccgaggaggagcagctggaatcccccgaggaggagcagctggaaccccccgaggaggagcagctgtccggtgtctctttcctgaaccaggtttcagtgaagcagagaaacaCGAGGGAGAAATCTTTAATCCGCATCAGCATcttcagctcgtccattttgttaccaagtgagttggcgttggacagaaagatcccaggcagagccgtgcgcgagcctctcctgcgtagtctcgccagggcaccggcccgtcttcctctcctccgccgtctcaccttttgggccaaaaagtgaaccaggtcggctgcaggagccagaaaaactggaagtaagtccgtgggggtgagagtcctgatgtttagTAGCTCTTCACGGTtgtaagagca
This window contains:
- the LOC130519820 gene encoding CD276 antigen-like, yielding MKTATLYWLLLITGVVSEATVIFVEEGQNFILECFWPNKDLTFNLFDWKQDGDVEVFMYDAGVHYNNGRSGQDPRFQGRVSHFPEALKDGNASIQIRSAKVKDSGTYTCYFPRADPKRSTKIEVQVGASPKPRLYTAPATPDSLWLFCEVDGAFPEPKVEFLDGAGTRILPEKNQSLVKDGRYHIEASIHVTKTDNFTCVVTQEQIHHRTSASTFVLTCRSDPSTMDAGHVGLLLAFIISFPLIVFIVVMVLLLRRKGIQRRRSRGSHPRAALKPSVPW